The DNA window TGGGGAATCCAGGCCCGACCTACCACAACACCCGCCACAACCTGGGCTTCTGGGTGATCGACATCCTGGCCGAGCGGTGGCGCATTCCGCTCGTTGCCAGCCCTTTACTGTCTCGGCTCGGCCAGGGGAGCCGCCATGCAAGGGGAAACGTGAGAACCGATGGAGACTCTGACAAGGGGAAACGTGAGAACCGATGGACTCTGAAGGACATCACGTTTCCCCTTGAAGGACATCACGTTTCTCCTTGTGACCAAACCGTCCTGCTGGTCCAGCCCCAGACCTTCATGAATAACAGTGGGGAGGCTGCGGGCCGGATTCGGCACTGGTATGGCCTGTCTGCTGCCGATTTTCTCGTCGTGCACGACGACCTCGCTCTGCCTGCGGGCCGGATCCGCGTGAAGCGGGGTGGGGGCGGAGCTGGCGGCAACCGGGGAGTGGCTTCGATCATTGACGGACTTGGCAGTCCAGATTTCCCCCGGGTCAAGATCGGTATTGGACGACCACAGGACACCACGTCAGTGACAGAATTTGTGTTGCGCCGCTTTACTCCGCAAGAGGGAGCGTCTATGCTCTGTGCCGCTCGCCACGCCGCAGACGCGGTTGAGGCGGTATGCACGCGGGGGCTGGAGTGGGCAATGGACGGCTTTAACCGGATTGGCTGTGGGGGGTGAGTCCGCTCTATTGTCGCCGCTTTTGCCCTATGCTATGCACAACACTCACTGTCTGGACCGGAGGAGCGCATGCCGATTTATGAAACACTCACCATCCTGCATCCCGACTTGGCCGAAGCTCGGGTGAAGGAAGTCCTGACCTGGATGCAGCAGCTCGTCGAGAACGGCCAGGGAAAGGTGCTCCAGGTTGAAGAGTGGGGCATGCGGGACTTGGCCTATCGCATCCAGAAACAACGCAGAGGGTATTACGTCCGCCTCGAATACGAGGCCACACCGGCGGCGCTCCAAGAGCTGGAACGCAACTTCCGGCTGAGCGAGGAGGTGCTCCGGTTTCTGTCAATCGTGCGCAAAGCTCCTTCGGAAAAGCGTCCGAGCGTTCAGCCTCACTCAGAAGCGGTGACCGAGAGCCCTGCTGAGACACCACCCGAAGCTCCGGCGGAGTCTGCTGCCGAGCCGACTCCGCCCGCTCCACAGCAGGCGCCCGAACAGGAAGCTGCGGCTCCGGCGGCCGATACTGAGCCTGACGAGTCAGCCTCGCCTGCCACACACTGACAAGAGGAGAACAGCGCATGGCACGAGCACCAGCAAGAGGAGGCGGAGGGAGATATCGACGCGGCCAGCGTGGGGACGATAAATTCCCGGCGCGGCGTCGCTTGCGACGAAAAGTGTGTCGGTTCTGTGCCGATAAAAGCCTGTCGATCGACTATAAGGAAACACGCATCCTTGAGGACTTTGTCACCGAGCGGGGCAAGATTATTCCTCGTCGCATCACCGGAACGTGTGCCTGGTGTCAGCGCAAGCTGACAACAGCAGTCAAGCGGGCACGGGCGATTGCCCTGCTACCGTATGTGAGAACCCAGGTGTAAGTCTCGGGCGACGGGACGCCTTGTATTTTGGTCCACACTGCCGTAAACAAGAATGGCCATGGAGATTATTCTACAGGAAGAGGTCGCCGATCTGGGACAGATCGGTGATGTTGTGAAAGTCCGAGACGGCTACGCGCGCAACTACTTGCTGCCCCGGGGACTCGCGATTCAGGCAAATCGACGCAACGTGCGCGTCCTTGAGCACCACAAACGTCTGGTGGCAGTCAAAAAAGAACGCGTCCAGCGCCAGGCCCAGACGCTGCTCGACCAGTTGTCCGCCCTGAGCCTAACTATCCCGGCCAAAGCCGGGGAAGAAGGCCGCTTGTTCGGGTCGGTCACAAATATCGACCTTGAGACGGCCCTCAAAGAGAAAGGGCTGACCCTCGACCGGCGAAAAATTCTTCTTGACGAGCCGATCAAGCAACTGGGATCATATGAGGTACCGGTCAATCTGGGCGGTGCACTGCGGGCAAATATCAAGCTTGAGGTCACTGCCGAGTCGTAAGCCAGCTCTCCTCTGGTCGGCTCGCGCAAGCCAAGGACAGCGAAAGAGACGATTTTGCAGGCGCGTAGCTCAGTGGGAGAGCGCTTCCTTGACGCGGAAGAGGTCGGCGGTTCGATACCGCCCGCGCCTATGGTGATAAACACGTGAGCACTGTGACAGCGGTTTCCAGAGGACGCACGGAGAAGAGCTTCCCCGTCGGCTCTGTTGCTGCCTGCCTTGAGCACGTCGCCGCTGCCCATGTGCCGGGAGGTGGGCCATAGCTCGAGAAGCAGGGGTTCGGATCAATCAACAGATCCGTGCACGCGAAGTTCGCGTCATTGATGAAGGCGGAACCCAGGTCGGCATCCTTCACTTGGCCGAAGCCCTCCGTCTGACCGAGGAGCGAGAACTCGACCTCGTCGAGATATCTCCGACCGCCTCGCCCCCGGTCTGTCGGATCATGGACTATGGCAAGTACCGCTACCTGCAGAAAAAGAAGACCCAGGAGTCCCGGAAACATCAAATCCAGGTGCTGGTCAAAGAGGTGAAACTGGGGTCGCGAACCAACGAGCACGATATTGATTTCAAGGTCAATAATATCCGGCGTTTCCTGGAGAAGAAGCAGCGGGTCAAGGTGTCGGTCTTTTTCCGCGGTCGGGAGATTACGCATCCCGAGATTGGCAAAGAGCTGCTGGATAAGGTGTTTCAAAAAATCGAGGATATTGGGGCGCTCGAAAACCAGGCCCGTTTGGAGGGCCGCAACATGTCCATGCTCATTGTTCCGAGGTAAGCCATGCCAAAACTGAAAACTCGCCGTGGGGCGGCCAAACGTTTTAAGGTCACAGGTTCTGGAAAAGTGCGCCGCTATCGTGCCTATCGGCGTCACATTCTTTCCACCAAGACGACAAAACAGAAACGACACCTGAGGCAGTCCGGCCTCGTCTCGGCGGCCGATGAACGCGCTATCACCTATCTGATTCCGTTTCTGTAGACGAAGGAGAAGACATGCCTCGAGTCAAGCGCGGTTTTAAGGCGCGCCGCCGTCGAAAGAAGATTCTCAAGCTGGCCAAAGGCTTTGTGGGGGGCCGTCGCCGTCTCTACCGTCAGGCACGCGAGACGCTCGAGCGCGGCTTGGTCTACGCCTACCGTGATCGCCGGGTGAAAAAGCGCACCTTTCGACGTTTATGGAACGTCCGTATCAACGCCGCTGCCCGCCTGAACGGCTTGTCCTACAGCCGCCTGATTCACGGCTTGACGCGAGCCGAGGTTGCCCTGGATAGAAAGATTCTTGCCGCGCTGGCGGTCCACGACCCAGACGCCTTCGCGGCCGTCGTCGAGGTCGCCAAAGAACGTCTGGCCGCCTAGGACGTGCCTCGCGGCACCGCTGACCTTGCTGAGCCCGAGTGGGAGGCTGG is part of the Desulfurellaceae bacterium genome and encodes:
- the pth gene encoding aminoacyl-tRNA hydrolase is translated as MRVLIGLGNPGPTYHNTRHNLGFWVIDILAERWRIPLVASPLLSRLGQGSRHARGNVRTDGDSDKGKRENRWTLKDITFPLEGHHVSPCDQTVLLVQPQTFMNNSGEAAGRIRHWYGLSAADFLVVHDDLALPAGRIRVKRGGGGAGGNRGVASIIDGLGSPDFPRVKIGIGRPQDTTSVTEFVLRRFTPQEGASMLCAARHAADAVEAVCTRGLEWAMDGFNRIGCGG
- the rpsF gene encoding 30S ribosomal protein S6 is translated as MPIYETLTILHPDLAEARVKEVLTWMQQLVENGQGKVLQVEEWGMRDLAYRIQKQRRGYYVRLEYEATPAALQELERNFRLSEEVLRFLSIVRKAPSEKRPSVQPHSEAVTESPAETPPEAPAESAAEPTPPAPQQAPEQEAAAPAADTEPDESASPATH
- the rpsR gene encoding 30S ribosomal protein S18; translation: MARAPARGGGGRYRRGQRGDDKFPARRRLRRKVCRFCADKSLSIDYKETRILEDFVTERGKIIPRRITGTCAWCQRKLTTAVKRARAIALLPYVRTQV
- the rplI gene encoding 50S ribosomal protein L9; translated protein: MEIILQEEVADLGQIGDVVKVRDGYARNYLLPRGLAIQANRRNVRVLEHHKRLVAVKKERVQRQAQTLLDQLSALSLTIPAKAGEEGRLFGSVTNIDLETALKEKGLTLDRRKILLDEPIKQLGSYEVPVNLGGALRANIKLEVTAES
- the infC gene encoding translation initiation factor IF-3, which translates into the protein MAREAGVRINQQIRAREVRVIDEGGTQVGILHLAEALRLTEERELDLVEISPTASPPVCRIMDYGKYRYLQKKKTQESRKHQIQVLVKEVKLGSRTNEHDIDFKVNNIRRFLEKKQRVKVSVFFRGREITHPEIGKELLDKVFQKIEDIGALENQARLEGRNMSMLIVPR
- the rpmI gene encoding 50S ribosomal protein L35, which gives rise to MPKLKTRRGAAKRFKVTGSGKVRRYRAYRRHILSTKTTKQKRHLRQSGLVSAADERAITYLIPFL
- the rplT gene encoding 50S ribosomal protein L20, which translates into the protein MPRVKRGFKARRRRKKILKLAKGFVGGRRRLYRQARETLERGLVYAYRDRRVKKRTFRRLWNVRINAAARLNGLSYSRLIHGLTRAEVALDRKILAALAVHDPDAFAAVVEVAKERLAA